A single Brucella intermedia LMG 3301 DNA region contains:
- the cml gene encoding CmlA/FloR family chloramphenicol efflux MFS transporter: MPFDNKQTPQWSYSLPFALALMAPFDILASLAMDIYLPVVPFMPAILQTTPAMVQLTLSLYMVMLGVGQLLFGPLSDRFGRRPVLIGGGLVFALSSFALAITDNAAVFVALRFVQATGASAALVATFATVRDVYAARPEGATIYGLFSAMLSFVPALGPIAGALVAKGFGWRAIFATLGLLGLAVTLRALRHWQETRPAGTAPSVGNLRRIVRDFSFWTYTLGFATAMGTFFVFFSTAPRILIERGGFGETGFSFAFASVALVMIAATRVLPRKTQKWGARASVALGMATLLASALLLVLGETLLAPSFLSLIVPMWLAAVGIVLTASMTANGALAAFDDSAGMAVAVYFCIQSLIVSLAGTALVIFLPGDTAWPLITFCTVMPLLVLALLARLRQH; encoded by the coding sequence ATGCCTTTTGATAACAAACAAACTCCACAGTGGAGCTATTCCCTGCCATTCGCGCTCGCGCTGATGGCTCCTTTCGACATTCTCGCCTCGCTGGCCATGGACATCTACCTGCCGGTCGTGCCGTTCATGCCCGCCATCCTGCAAACGACACCCGCCATGGTGCAACTGACCCTCAGCCTCTACATGGTGATGCTGGGCGTCGGGCAGTTGCTGTTCGGCCCGTTGTCGGACCGTTTCGGGCGCAGGCCCGTCCTGATCGGCGGCGGGCTGGTTTTCGCCCTTTCGTCCTTCGCCCTGGCGATTACCGACAATGCAGCGGTTTTCGTGGCTCTTCGTTTCGTACAGGCAACGGGCGCTTCGGCGGCGCTGGTCGCCACTTTCGCAACGGTCCGCGATGTTTATGCCGCCCGTCCGGAAGGTGCGACGATCTACGGCCTTTTCAGCGCCATGCTTTCCTTCGTCCCGGCGCTCGGGCCGATTGCCGGTGCGCTTGTCGCAAAGGGTTTTGGGTGGCGGGCGATCTTCGCCACGCTCGGCCTGCTGGGCCTCGCCGTGACGTTGCGCGCCTTGCGCCACTGGCAGGAGACGCGGCCAGCCGGCACTGCCCCAAGTGTCGGAAATCTCCGCCGGATCGTGCGCGACTTCAGCTTCTGGACCTATACGCTCGGCTTCGCGACGGCGATGGGCACGTTCTTCGTGTTCTTTTCCACCGCACCGCGCATTCTGATCGAACGCGGCGGCTTTGGTGAAACCGGCTTCAGCTTCGCCTTTGCAAGCGTTGCCCTCGTCATGATCGCCGCCACCCGCGTCCTGCCCCGCAAGACGCAGAAATGGGGCGCGCGCGCCAGCGTGGCGCTGGGCATGGCCACGCTTCTTGCCAGCGCCCTGCTTCTGGTTCTCGGCGAAACATTGCTGGCGCCTTCGTTCCTGAGCCTCATCGTCCCCATGTGGCTTGCCGCTGTCGGCATCGTTCTCACCGCGTCGATGACGGCAAACGGTGCGCTTGCGGCCTTTGACGACAGTGCGGGCATGGCGGTCGCGGTCTATTTCTGCATCCAGAGCCTGATCGTCAGCCTTGCAGGAACAGCACTCGTCATCTTCCTGCCCGGCGATACCGCATGGCCATTGATCACCTTCTGCACGGTGATGCCGTTGCTGGTTCTAGCCTTGCTGGCAAGGCTGCGGCAGCACTGA
- a CDS encoding SDR family oxidoreductase, with product MRIFLFGAGFSAQAFARRMTGEAERIDGTTRHEQKFPLLEQAGIKPLLFDGQTPSPELLDRLAQSTHVLISISPGESGDPAVAIVEEALRRSDNTIRWIGYLSTVGVYGDHQGAWVDETTACKPSSRRNLERVEAEKAWGQLSERHGTPLAILRLSGIYGPGRNAFVNLKRGTARRVIKENQIFNRIHVGDIAGSLRFLAGTDTGGIFNITDNEPSPPQDVVTYAAELMGVTPPPEVAFEDADLTPMARSFYGENKRVSNRRIRDLGYEFAYPDYRTAFSAMWRDDRWR from the coding sequence ATGCGCATATTTCTGTTCGGAGCAGGTTTCTCCGCCCAGGCCTTTGCACGCAGGATGACCGGCGAAGCGGAACGCATCGACGGGACCACGCGGCACGAGCAGAAATTCCCCCTCCTCGAACAGGCGGGCATAAAGCCGCTGCTTTTCGACGGCCAAACGCCCTCGCCCGAACTTCTGGATCGGCTTGCTCAATCCACCCATGTGCTCATTTCGATCTCTCCCGGCGAAAGCGGCGATCCCGCCGTCGCCATCGTCGAGGAAGCGCTTCGCCGTTCCGACAACACCATCCGCTGGATCGGCTATCTGTCGACGGTCGGCGTCTATGGCGACCATCAGGGCGCGTGGGTAGACGAAACCACAGCCTGCAAACCTTCCTCGCGCCGCAATCTGGAACGCGTCGAAGCCGAAAAGGCGTGGGGACAATTGAGCGAACGGCACGGAACGCCGCTCGCGATCTTAAGGCTTTCCGGCATTTATGGGCCGGGCCGCAATGCCTTCGTCAATCTGAAGCGCGGCACGGCGCGGCGCGTCATCAAGGAAAACCAGATTTTCAACCGCATCCATGTCGGTGACATTGCCGGTTCCTTGCGCTTTCTGGCAGGCACCGATACGGGCGGCATCTTCAATATCACCGACAATGAACCGAGCCCCCCGCAGGATGTCGTCACCTACGCCGCCGAACTGATGGGCGTGACGCCACCGCCGGAAGTCGCCTTCGAGGATGCCGATCTCACGCCGATGGCACGTTCCTTCTATGGCGAGAACAAACGTGTCTCCAACCGGCGCATCAGGGATCTGGGTTACGAATTTGCCTATCCCGACTACCGGACGGCGTTTTCGGCCATGTGGCGGGATGATCGCTGGCGCTGA